From Alkalicoccobacillus plakortidis:
CATTACTAAGACCAAGAGTGCCGCATGTATACGGAACAGCTAAACAAAAGAGTTGGGAGTTTGTTTGGGTACATTTTAGTAACAGCTTTGCTGATACGAACGTATTGCCACAGGACGATCTAATCACACACCATTTTGAACAACAGGTGTTAAGGGATCGTATCTTTGATGCTTTTAAACGTATACTCTCTGATTTTCGTGAACAAGGTCACCTATGGCACGAATTGTGTTTAAGCTCGTTACGTGAAATTATTTTATTGTATTCCAAGCAGAAAAATAGCAAGTTGGATCCTCGCGTCGAGGAAGTACTTTATATCCTTGCAACACGCATGAATGAGAACATCCAAATCACAGAGTTAGGAAATAGCATAGGTCTATCTCCTTCCCGATTACAACACGTTTTCAAAGAAAATACTGGCGAGTCTATTGTAGCCACTCTTAATCGAATGAGAATTAAACAAGCAACGTACCTTCTTACCCATACAAACTTAACGGCATCTGAGGTTGCTTTTAATGTAGGCTTCCAACACTATAACCATTTCACACGTCAATTTAATAAGTATATTGG
This genomic window contains:
- a CDS encoding helix-turn-helix domain-containing protein; amino-acid sequence: MSLLRPRVPHVYGTAKQKSWEFVWVHFSNSFADTNVLPQDDLITHHFEQQVLRDRIFDAFKRILSDFREQGHLWHELCLSSLREIILLYSKQKNSKLDPRVEEVLYILATRMNENIQITELGNSIGLSPSRLQHVFKENTGESIVATLNRMRIKQATYLLTHTNLTASEVAFNVGFQHYNHFTRQFNKYIGMSPRVFIQTVRMIN